TCACAGAAAAGGTGAGCCTCATCACACACAGTACCCAACATTACTACATACAGTGTGTAACTAGTGTGTAACAGTGCTGCAGGCAGATGGTGACACCTGCTGGTCTGAAGGAGTATTACAGCACACTCAGTGTAAACAGACTCTTCTCTCAGGGTTGTTTCTctcacctgcacaaaactcctcaAATCACCCAGAACTGTGCAAACACACCACTCAAAAACTCAAAAGCAGCATGACTGCTTGCAGACTGAACGTTTCCTCACAGACTCATGAACAGTGGAGATGTTCTGCAGCACCCAGATGTCCTGAACAAACACGCTGTTTTTATGAAGTATCATATTGGTCATCATATCATAATGATGGTTTGAAGATGTGATCCAGCTGCAGGTTTCATCATTTCAAAGAGGTGTGATGTTTGAtttgtgtccctctctctgtaggAGGACGAGGCAGACGATCCAACAGCCTCACACATCTCCTCTCTGATCGCGTCTCTTATGACGAGCAACACCACTCCTCCCATCACAGAACGTCTGAAAAACACCTCTGCAGGTAACAGCACTCCTACTGGATGGGAGGAGGGACTGCAGCAGCTGGTGCTGAAGCAGGAGTTACGGCACCAGGTGCTGGCCAACATCTGCTCCAAATACCAGCTGGGCTCCTGGGACCAGGTCGTCTCCAAAACACACATGTCTATGATCCATGTGGAGGACCAGTCCAGGCTGCTGTACTGTGAGGTTCCCAAAGTCGGCTGCTCCAACTGGAAGCGGGTGCTGATGGTTCTGGCAGGCCGAGCCACCTCTGTACTCGACATCCCTCATGTGATGGCAcacttcaaaaacaaactgcGGAAACTGGAGGAATATGGCCCAAAGGGCATCAACCAGAGGCTGAACGCCTACACCAAGGTGCTGTTTGTTAGGGATCCTTTTGAGCGACTGGTGTCAGCATATCGAGAcaagtttgagaataaaaaCGATTACTACCATTCTCTGTTTGGACGGCCCATCATCTCCAGGTACCGCGCCAACCCCTCACTAGAAGCCCTGCGCACAGGTGATGGTGTCACCTTCAGGGAGTTTGTGCACTACCTGCTGGACCCGCAACGTccagtggggaatgacatccACTGGGCAAAGATGAGCACTCTGTGTCCACCTTGTGTGATCCGCTATGACTTCATCGGCAAGTTTGAGAACATGAACAGTGAAGCCAACTTCCTGCTGCGGAGCATCGGAGCACCACAGAACCTCAGCTACCCCGACTATAAGGACAGAAACCCTGAGGACGAGAGGACGCACTCCTCCGTCATGAAGAAATATTTCTCCCAGCTGAACGCCACTGAGAGGCAGGGAGTCTACGACTATTACCGCATCGACTATGAGATGTTTGACTTCCCCAAACCCCTCCAAGACCTGCACTGAGGGGGCAGGGCTCTTAAAGTAAGTAAAAACAATGCTCTGAAGCCACGTTGAACCTGGACCTCTTAAACAGCTGGACTCCTGGGAGCTCTCTATTTACCCATAATGCAGCTGGTGTGACAGGAACATGGCATCCTGTTTGGTTTTATTCTGAACATACCTGACGCCCCCTGTGGACGTAAAGATGTACTACagtgtgtattttctttgtcttttaaagccATGAGGAGTGGAGCTGTTGGGTCTCTGACTCAAGGGATTTgtcaaatgtttcacattttctAGTTTGAGAGAAAAGAAACTCCTTCAACTTTGTTCCCTTTAATGACTTCTGTTACAGTTTACACGTCCACATTAAGATGCCAGATGAGCAGGAAGTCAGAGACAAAGTTTCAACGGCTTCAACATCATTTAATAGAAGTCTTTTTCCTCCAGACTCTGAACCCGAGCTGAAGGTTCACTTTGAGACACTCTGCAGTTTGAGTatgaaacagaagaagacgTGTTTCTCCTTCCTGTTTCGTAATTTTCTCTCCACAAAAACTGTGTGTTTACAACCGTCTGTTACGAAGAGGAAGAATTAAAGTTAGTCTTTTTATTGATCAGTCCTGATGACCTTTGGACGACCTTGACGCCTTAACACTGCCATCTCACCTGCAGCTTGACACCTGGGTTTGTGATTAACATACTTTACATAATGCTCGTCTGTTTATATCCTCAGAGATGAGTTTGATGTTTTCGaactgcagagaaacaagaaTCACAGAAAAGATTGTTGGTTTGGGTTGTGGAGGTTGAACACTTGACACGTTTAAAGatctgatgtttgtttcttaCATTGTAAGT
This genomic interval from Labrus mixtus chromosome 4, fLabMix1.1, whole genome shotgun sequence contains the following:
- the LOC132973037 gene encoding carbohydrate sulfotransferase 8-like, with product MTSNTTPPITERLKNTSAGNSTPTGWEEGLQQLVLKQELRHQVLANICSKYQLGSWDQVVSKTHMSMIHVEDQSRLLYCEVPKVGCSNWKRVLMVLAGRATSVLDIPHVMAHFKNKLRKLEEYGPKGINQRLNAYTKVLFVRDPFERLVSAYRDKFENKNDYYHSLFGRPIISRYRANPSLEALRTGDGVTFREFVHYLLDPQRPVGNDIHWAKMSTLCPPCVIRYDFIGKFENMNSEANFLLRSIGAPQNLSYPDYKDRNPEDERTHSSVMKKYFSQLNATERQGVYDYYRIDYEMFDFPKPLQDLH